The following are from one region of the Candidatus Eisenbacteria bacterium genome:
- a CDS encoding gamma carbonic anhydrase family protein: MLDVHPSVWIAPSAQLYGGVRIGEGASVWHNAVLRAECHEIRIGRMTNVQDFVMVHVAYDRPTVVGAFCSITHHVTVHGCTIEDECLIGIGATVMDGAVIGRGSIVAGGAFVKEGTIIPPGSIVAGVPAKVVRTRDSSRENRLNAWLYHRNADHYRRGLHRAWEGPEFDAWYAAKRAEIEVPSQDSVSARGRERGVGGPRDRHAAAGEAGAADEVRAKASRRNGSGTRRRPR, translated from the coding sequence ATGCTGGACGTCCATCCGTCGGTCTGGATCGCGCCGTCGGCGCAGCTCTATGGCGGCGTGCGCATCGGCGAGGGCGCGTCGGTGTGGCACAACGCCGTGCTGCGCGCCGAATGCCACGAGATCCGCATCGGCCGCATGACGAACGTGCAGGACTTCGTCATGGTCCACGTCGCCTACGATCGTCCGACGGTGGTCGGTGCGTTCTGCTCGATCACGCACCACGTGACCGTCCACGGCTGCACGATCGAGGACGAGTGCCTGATCGGCATCGGCGCCACGGTGATGGACGGCGCGGTCATCGGCCGCGGCTCGATCGTCGCCGGCGGCGCGTTCGTGAAGGAGGGCACGATCATCCCGCCCGGGTCGATCGTCGCGGGCGTGCCGGCGAAGGTGGTGCGCACGCGCGACTCGTCGCGCGAGAATCGTCTCAACGCGTGGCTGTATCATCGAAACGCCGACCACTACCGTCGCGGGCTGCACCGCGCCTGGGAGGGCCCGGAGTTCGACGCCTGGTACGCGGCCAAGCGCGCCGAGATCGAGGTTCCGAGCCAAGACTCCGTCTCGGCTCGGGGGCGAGAGCGTGGCGTGGGTGGTCCGCGCGACCGGCATGCCGCGGCCGGCGAAGCCGGCGCGGCAGACGAGGTACGCGCGAAGGCATCCCGAAGAAACGGTTCGGGGACGCGTCGGCGGCCACGGTAG